The Bacteroidota bacterium sequence TCATCCTTTGCCATCCATGTGATTACTTCAACTGATACAGATACTTATTCAGCCATCTCCGGTGCAGTAGGTTCCTTAAAAGGGCCCAAACACGGAGGGGCCAATTCCAAAGTAATGTCCATGATGGATAACATAAAAAACCATCTAACCAACTGGGAAGATGAAAAAGAGGTTGCAGACTATCTGGTCAAAATCCTGAAAAAACAAGCTTTTGACCATACAGGATTGATCTATGGTGTCGGGCATGCGGTTTATACCCTTTCAGACCCCAGGGCTGTTATCCTTAAACATTATGCCAGGGAACTGGCCATTGAAAAACACAGGGAAAAAGAATTCAGATTATATGACACCATCGAAAGACTGGCTCCCATTTTATTTCAGGAAGTAAAGAAGAGTGATAAAAAGATTTGTGTTAACGTGGATTTTTATTCCGGATTTGTATATAACATGCTCAATCTTACCCCGGATCTTTATACGCCTATCTTTGCCATGTCCAGAATTTCCGGTTGGTGCGCCCACCGCCTGGAGGAATTGATTTCGGGGGGAAGGATTATCCGTCCGGCCTATAAAAGTGTGGAACACAATGAAGAATATGTCCCATTAAAAATGAGGAAGTAAAACTTTCAAGAAATATTCAGATACAATTCTGTGTTCATTGATTGTAAACCGGATTGTATCTGATACTTGTTAAACAGCTTTTTCTATTAGTACTACAGCATAAGCAGAAATACCACTTTCATTGCCGACAAATCCAAGCTTTTCGGTGGTTGTAGCTTTAATGGAAATATCTTCCACAGGAATTTGCAAAACTCCTGCAAGTGTTTCCTGCATTGAAGGAATAAATCCCTGAACTTTAGGTTTTTGCAAACAAACAGTGGCATCAATATTCCCGACAGTATATCCCTTCTCTTTTAAATGATCCAGTGTTCTTCTCAATAAGATCTTACTATCAATTCCTTTCAGGGAAGGATCATTATCCGGAAAATGATAACCGATGTCGCGCAGGGAAGCAGCACCCAAAAGTGCATCGCAGATGGCATGTATCAACACATCACCATCTGAATGACCTACGGTTCCTTTAAGATGTGGTATTTTAATTCCACCTATACATAAATCATAGCCCTCAGCCAGCTGGTGAACATCATAGCCAAAGCCAATTTTCATTTTTGCCATTAGCTTTTTACCTTCCTTTTATTTTTCCCGGAATCGAAATTGAAGGATATCGAAAAACGGAGGGTACGGGCAAGTGGATTATTATTCATGTATACCGGAATAAGATAGGAAAAGTCCAAGGACAGCACATTGAGTTTTAATCCTACACCGGTTGTGAAATATTTTCTATTCCCTTTATTTTTAGCTTCGTTAAAATAACCTGCCCTTATTGCAAATTGCTTTCTGTACCAGTATTCCAGTCCCAGGGAATACATAATTTCCTGCATTTCCTCTTTAAATCCGTCAGGGGCGTCATAAAATGACTGGATCATACCTACAGGTACCGAAACATCAGGATTCTTTCCCTTATCAATCATTGGCTTGTTTGTATTGGGATCAATAGAATCCGAGTAATAAGGTGTGGTCGGAACCAATAGTTTATTGATGTCAGCAACCAGACAGAATGAATTATAATCGTCAACATTGGTAGTCAAAGCCCCTCCCAGGCGAAGGTTTATCGGAATAAATTCCGCATCCTGAATATCGGTATATGACATTTTTCTACCCATATTGGAAATATCTGTTCCAAATGCCAATTTGGAGTCTTTTCCCCCTAAAGTAATGTCCGTATTATAATAAACGGAAACATCGGATGCCACAGACCAGCCTGCCTTGGCCTCTGTACCATCAACACTGGCACCTTGTGCGATAGCCGAACGTATATAACGGAAAGCAATTGCTCCCGATACTTTGTCAGAAAATTTCCTTGAATATGCAGCATCTACAGCATATTCATTAGGATTCTGCGTAGACATGTACTTACCCTGATCATTGATAAAATCAATTTGTCCCAGCGAGAAATAACGCAATGAGGCACTAAGAGCACTTTGGGGATTTATCTTATAATAGCCTACTACATATAAAAGATTGATTCCGGAAACCAAATTACTTAACCAGGGGGTATAGGTGAAAGAGAACCCGGCTTGATTATCCGAAAAAACATATTTGGCCGGATTCCAATGCTGTGAATTCACATCCGGGGATGTAGCAGCTCCGGCATCGCCCAATGCCCCGGAACGAGAATCAGGTGCAATAGTCAAAAAAGGAACCGCAGTTTGTATGATGTTGTATTTACTGTCTTGTCCACTTAAACTAGTTGCATTCTGCCCCAGACATAATATGTTTATACAAAATAGAATTCCGCAAAGGGAACCTATTTTGTAGATTTCTACTATATTTTGTCTTTTATACATATCCCACTATTTTAATGCAAATTTAATAATTATCTCAGAATAACAAGCTTTTCAAATTTTTCAACTGTTTCGTTCATATTAGAACGTAATTTTACCCTAAATATGTATACACCC is a genomic window containing:
- the ispF gene encoding 2-C-methyl-D-erythritol 2,4-cyclodiphosphate synthase produces the protein MAKMKIGFGYDVHQLAEGYDLCIGGIKIPHLKGTVGHSDGDVLIHAICDALLGAASLRDIGYHFPDNDPSLKGIDSKILLRRTLDHLKEKGYTVGNIDATVCLQKPKVQGFIPSMQETLAGVLQIPVEDISIKATTTEKLGFVGNESGISAYAVVLIEKAV
- the porV gene encoding type IX secretion system outer membrane channel protein PorV gives rise to the protein MYKRQNIVEIYKIGSLCGILFCINILCLGQNATSLSGQDSKYNIIQTAVPFLTIAPDSRSGALGDAGAATSPDVNSQHWNPAKYVFSDNQAGFSFTYTPWLSNLVSGINLLYVVGYYKINPQSALSASLRYFSLGQIDFINDQGKYMSTQNPNEYAVDAAYSRKFSDKVSGAIAFRYIRSAIAQGASVDGTEAKAGWSVASDVSVYYNTDITLGGKDSKLAFGTDISNMGRKMSYTDIQDAEFIPINLRLGGALTTNVDDYNSFCLVADINKLLVPTTPYYSDSIDPNTNKPMIDKGKNPDVSVPVGMIQSFYDAPDGFKEEMQEIMYSLGLEYWYRKQFAIRAGYFNEAKNKGNRKYFTTGVGLKLNVLSLDFSYLIPVYMNNNPLARTLRFSISFNFDSGKNKRKVKS